Proteins encoded by one window of Flagellimonas lutaonensis:
- a CDS encoding sulfatase-like hydrolase/transferase translates to MRKTIRSWGTALWLCTASFTFSQQDTPNIIYFLADDLGYGEVGAYGQEKIKTPNIDALVASGMKFTQHYSGAPVCAPARYILLTGKHAGHAYIRGNDEWAERGEVWDYEKMFVNPGLEGQRPIPDSTVTLAELLKTKGYATGIFGKWGLGAPNTEGVPNQQGFDEFYGYNCQRQAHNLYPGHLWHHDKKVLLHNELIAPHQPLDNLADPFDEKSYARFAQKEYAPTLIHEKALVFIEKNQDQPFFLYYASPLPHLPLQAPTELVETYREQFGEEKPHVGDKGYFPNRYPRATYAAMISYLDQQLGELVVKLKALGLYGNTLIIFSSDNGATYTGGYAYNNLMYAVAGEVIQAVSGQHWTDFVGEHLFKPIGMVDAVAKVSEVFGQGNYVTPYLDHIEDGMVQVDYNRSDQIGAAGMIWASASDVANYLKFLDNDGIVGQDTLLKKETFDYLFKPHAFVTDTGFYPTQQLTNPNWKTYGLGWFQHDYRGQKLDFHTGSITGLVAMAGLMRDKDVAVYVFANLDHAELRHAILYKAIDLFAFDDISRGWHKEISQLYGDFKSQNKMRLAKMKEERAKDTNTTLPLTAYEGSYHHTMLGEVSVKIDGDGLLLVFNDFLKLEGKHWHYDTFVSTKNNPYYLETLFQFHLNPQGEVAVLEAFGEHFLKRQ, encoded by the coding sequence ATGAGGAAAACGATTCGATCTTGGGGAACCGCTCTATGGCTGTGTACTGCTTCTTTCACCTTTTCACAACAGGACACTCCCAATATCATCTATTTCTTGGCAGATGACCTAGGGTACGGCGAAGTGGGCGCCTACGGGCAGGAAAAGATCAAGACCCCCAATATCGATGCACTTGTGGCCTCGGGCATGAAGTTCACCCAACATTATTCGGGTGCACCGGTCTGTGCCCCGGCTCGTTATATTTTGCTCACGGGCAAGCACGCTGGGCACGCCTATATTCGTGGCAACGATGAATGGGCCGAACGTGGCGAGGTGTGGGATTATGAAAAGATGTTTGTCAATCCTGGTCTAGAGGGGCAGCGACCTATCCCCGATTCAACGGTCACTTTGGCCGAACTGCTCAAGACCAAGGGCTATGCCACGGGCATCTTCGGCAAATGGGGACTTGGTGCGCCCAACACCGAAGGGGTACCCAACCAGCAGGGGTTTGATGAATTTTACGGTTACAACTGCCAACGCCAAGCGCACAACCTATACCCCGGCCATTTGTGGCACCACGACAAAAAAGTGCTGCTTCACAATGAACTTATTGCCCCACACCAACCACTCGACAATCTTGCCGATCCCTTTGATGAGAAAAGTTACGCCCGGTTTGCCCAAAAAGAATATGCCCCGACCTTGATCCACGAAAAGGCGTTGGTCTTTATCGAGAAGAATCAAGACCAGCCCTTTTTTCTATACTATGCCTCGCCCCTGCCCCACCTACCTCTTCAGGCTCCCACCGAGTTGGTGGAAACCTACCGAGAACAGTTTGGTGAAGAAAAACCGCATGTGGGCGACAAGGGCTACTTTCCCAATCGTTATCCACGGGCAACCTATGCTGCCATGATTTCGTATCTCGACCAACAACTGGGCGAATTGGTGGTAAAACTGAAAGCCTTGGGGCTCTATGGGAACACCCTTATCATTTTTTCTAGTGATAACGGGGCCACCTACACTGGTGGGTACGCTTACAATAATTTGATGTATGCCGTTGCGGGTGAGGTAATACAGGCCGTAAGCGGCCAACATTGGACAGATTTTGTTGGTGAACATCTATTCAAACCCATAGGTATGGTTGATGCCGTGGCAAAAGTGAGCGAGGTTTTTGGCCAGGGCAACTATGTAACCCCTTACCTAGACCATATCGAAGATGGCATGGTACAGGTCGATTACAATCGTTCAGACCAAATTGGGGCGGCGGGCATGATTTGGGCCAGTGCTTCCGATGTGGCAAACTACTTGAAGTTTCTTGACAATGATGGAATTGTGGGACAAGATACCCTGTTGAAAAAAGAAACGTTCGATTACCTGTTTAAGCCCCATGCCTTTGTGACCGACACCGGTTTTTATCCCACCCAACAATTAACAAATCCAAATTGGAAGACCTACGGACTAGGATGGTTTCAACACGATTACCGCGGCCAGAAACTCGATTTCCACACCGGCAGCATTACAGGTCTGGTTGCCATGGCAGGCCTGATGCGCGATAAAGATGTAGCCGTTTACGTTTTTGCAAACCTTGACCACGCAGAACTGCGACATGCCATTCTCTATAAGGCCATTGACCTTTTTGCCTTTGATGACATCAGTCGTGGGTGGCACAAAGAAATCTCACAACTGTATGGGGACTTCAAATCACAAAACAAGATGCGTTTGGCCAAAATGAAAGAAGAACGGGCCAAAGACACAAATACCACGTTGCCCCTAACTGCTTATGAAGGCAGCTACCATCATACTATGCTGGGAGAGGTCTCGGTAAAAATCGATGGTGATGGCCTTTTGTTGGTTTTCAACGATTTTTTAAAACTAGAGGGCAAACACTGGCACTACGACACTTTTGTTTCAACAAAAAACAATCCGTACTATTTAGAGACCCTATTTCAATTCCATTTAAACCCCCAAGGAGAAGTCGCTGTTCTGGAAGCGTTTGGGGAGCATTTTTTGAAGAGGCAGTGA
- the polA gene encoding DNA polymerase I, whose product MSEQKRLFLLDAYALIFRGYYALIKNPRINSKGMDTSAIMGFMNSLFDVIKRERPDHLAVAFDKGGSVERTEAFEDYKANRDETPEAIQIAVPYIHKILEAMHIPIVELEGYEADDLIGTLAKQAEKEGYKVYMVTPDKDFGQLVSENIFMYRPARMGNGIEIWGIPEVQKRFGVERPEQVIDYLGMMGDASDNIPGLPGVGDKTAKKFIQEFGSMEGLLANTDKLKGKMKEKVEENAELGRLSRQLAEIKTDCDVTFDAKDYEMCPPDAEKVQEIFEELEFRRLREQFIKIFSGEAETGTQVTSTETAKKISQAAGSGQFSLFGNDGDAPATIKDVNSRNTVSDVSHFYQHVSEGLGMQLFLEKLMQQTSVCFDTETTSINPLEAELVGIAFSWSAGKGFYVPFPEEKEGAQELIEQFRPFFESEKIEKIGQNLKYDIKVLLKYHIEVKGKLFDTMLAHYLINPDMRHNMDVLAETYLNYTPISITELIGKKGKNQLSMRQVPLEKQTEYAVEDADITFQLAHKFRPELKAAETEKLFEEIEVPLLRVLADMECEGINLDIDFLKQLSVELDKDIKKLEEKIYEQAGETFNIASPRQLGDILFGKLKLVDKPKKTKTGQFSTSEDVLSYLAKDHEIIKNVLEYRGLTKLKSTYVDALPNEVQKHSGRVHTDYMQTVAATGRLSSNNPNLQNIPIRTERGRQIRKAFIPRNEEYMLLAADYSQIELRIIAALSEEDTMIEAFKNGEDIHASTASKVFNVPIDQVTREQRSNAKTVNFGIIYGVSAFGLSNQTDLSRTEAKELIETYYKTYPKLRNFISDQIDFAREHGYVQTVLGRRRYLKDINSNNQVVRGAAERNAVNAPIQGSAADIIKIAMINIHKKLSEENYQTKMLLQVHDELVFDAYKPELEKVSEMIKTEMENAYELAVPLDVEVGIGKNWLEAH is encoded by the coding sequence ATGTCAGAACAAAAGCGCCTTTTTCTGCTCGATGCCTACGCCTTGATTTTCAGGGGATATTATGCCCTGATCAAAAATCCCCGTATCAATTCAAAAGGTATGGATACCTCGGCCATCATGGGGTTTATGAACTCCCTGTTTGATGTCATAAAACGTGAGCGGCCCGACCATTTGGCCGTGGCCTTTGATAAGGGCGGCAGTGTTGAGCGTACCGAAGCGTTCGAAGACTACAAGGCCAATCGTGATGAAACGCCCGAGGCCATTCAGATTGCCGTGCCGTACATACACAAGATTTTAGAGGCCATGCACATTCCTATCGTAGAATTGGAGGGCTACGAGGCCGATGACCTGATCGGCACATTGGCCAAGCAGGCCGAAAAAGAAGGCTATAAGGTCTATATGGTGACCCCTGACAAAGACTTTGGCCAATTGGTCTCTGAAAACATTTTCATGTACCGCCCCGCCCGTATGGGCAACGGTATAGAAATATGGGGCATCCCCGAAGTACAAAAACGGTTTGGGGTCGAACGGCCTGAACAGGTCATCGATTACCTCGGCATGATGGGCGATGCCAGTGACAACATTCCAGGGCTGCCAGGTGTGGGCGATAAAACCGCCAAAAAGTTCATACAAGAGTTCGGTTCAATGGAAGGCTTGCTGGCCAACACCGATAAGCTCAAGGGCAAAATGAAAGAGAAGGTCGAAGAAAATGCAGAATTGGGGCGCCTGTCACGACAACTGGCCGAAATCAAGACCGACTGCGACGTTACTTTCGATGCGAAAGATTATGAAATGTGTCCGCCCGACGCTGAAAAGGTTCAAGAAATCTTTGAGGAGCTCGAATTCCGCCGTTTGCGGGAGCAATTCATCAAAATATTTTCGGGCGAAGCCGAAACGGGCACACAGGTCACCAGTACGGAGACTGCTAAAAAAATTTCGCAGGCTGCCGGTAGCGGACAGTTTTCACTCTTTGGCAATGACGGTGATGCACCGGCCACCATCAAAGATGTGAACAGCCGCAATACCGTCTCTGATGTTTCCCATTTTTATCAACATGTTTCAGAAGGGCTGGGCATGCAATTGTTTTTGGAAAAGCTGATGCAGCAGACCTCGGTTTGTTTTGACACGGAGACAACTTCCATCAATCCATTGGAAGCCGAATTGGTAGGCATAGCCTTTAGCTGGTCCGCTGGTAAGGGCTTTTATGTTCCTTTTCCTGAGGAAAAAGAAGGTGCCCAAGAGTTGATAGAGCAATTTCGCCCCTTTTTTGAATCCGAGAAAATCGAAAAAATAGGGCAGAACCTGAAATACGATATCAAGGTCTTGCTCAAGTACCATATCGAGGTAAAAGGAAAGCTCTTTGACACCATGTTGGCACATTACCTTATCAATCCTGATATGCGGCACAATATGGATGTGCTGGCCGAGACCTACCTCAACTACACACCCATTTCAATTACCGAACTCATCGGCAAAAAGGGCAAGAACCAATTGAGCATGCGTCAGGTGCCTTTGGAAAAACAGACCGAATATGCCGTGGAAGATGCCGACATCACCTTTCAACTGGCCCATAAGTTTCGCCCTGAACTGAAAGCGGCCGAGACAGAAAAATTGTTCGAAGAAATCGAGGTGCCACTTTTACGCGTGTTGGCCGATATGGAATGTGAGGGCATCAATCTCGATATCGATTTTCTAAAGCAACTTTCCGTAGAACTTGACAAGGACATCAAAAAACTGGAAGAGAAGATTTACGAGCAAGCAGGGGAAACCTTCAACATTGCCTCGCCCCGGCAACTTGGCGACATTCTTTTCGGAAAACTGAAACTCGTCGATAAGCCAAAAAAGACCAAGACAGGCCAATTTTCAACCTCTGAGGATGTACTCTCTTACCTTGCCAAAGACCATGAAATCATTAAAAATGTGCTCGAATACCGTGGCCTCACAAAGTTGAAAAGCACGTATGTCGACGCACTGCCCAACGAAGTACAAAAGCACAGTGGCAGGGTACATACCGATTATATGCAGACCGTGGCAGCCACCGGGCGCTTAAGCAGCAACAACCCGAATTTGCAGAACATTCCCATCCGCACCGAACGCGGCCGTCAAATACGAAAGGCGTTTATCCCCAGAAATGAAGAGTACATGTTGTTGGCGGCCGATTATTCACAGATAGAGTTGCGTATCATCGCGGCCCTTAGTGAGGAAGACACCATGATCGAGGCCTTTAAAAATGGAGAAGACATCCACGCTTCCACCGCCTCAAAAGTGTTCAACGTACCGATTGACCAAGTGACCCGTGAGCAGCGCAGCAATGCCAAAACGGTAAACTTCGGAATTATTTACGGCGTTTCCGCTTTTGGCCTTAGCAACCAGACCGACCTCAGCCGCACCGAGGCAAAAGAACTCATTGAAACCTATTACAAGACCTACCCGAAACTGCGCAACTTTATCAGCGACCAAATCGATTTTGCCCGTGAGCATGGTTACGTGCAAACGGTTTTGGGCCGGCGGCGCTATCTGAAAGACATCAACTCGAACAATCAAGTGGTACGTGGTGCCGCCGAGCGCAACGCGGTAAATGCCCCCATTCAGGGCAGTGCCGCCGATATCATCAAAATCGCGATGATTAACATCCATAAAAAACTATCCGAAGAAAACTACCAAACCAAAATGTTGTTGCAGGTACACGATGAACTGGTCTTTGATGCGTACAAACCCGAATTGGAAAAGGTCTCAGAAATGATAAAAACCGAAATGGAGAACGCCTATGAACTGGCGGTTCCGTTGGATGTTGAAGTGGGCATCGGCAAGAATTGGTTGGAGGCGCATTGA
- a CDS encoding isoaspartyl peptidase/L-asparaginase family protein encodes MKRRKFLKNSTTGTAALMTAPLLASCKDENTKNKGANDKSTPVRPIVVCTWNFKNASAKAWEILDAGGSSLDAVEQGVRVEEADVTNETVGKGGRPDRDGNVTLDACIMDKDGNCGSVVYLQNIAHPVSVARKVMEETPHIILAGKGAEQFAYEQGFKKEELLTESTRKQYEEWKKNSKYETIINIENHDTIGMLAIDKNGDIAGACTTSGMAYKMAGRVGDSPIIGAGLYVDNEVGGATATGVGEEVIRTVGSFLIVELMRQGKSPQEACEEGVKRIMAKNKDRNDFQIGFLAINKQGETGGYCVHPGFTYREFSKAGHMNNEVTSFY; translated from the coding sequence ATGAAACGACGAAAGTTCCTCAAAAATTCAACCACGGGAACGGCTGCTTTGATGACCGCGCCATTATTGGCCTCGTGCAAAGATGAAAACACCAAAAACAAGGGCGCCAACGACAAATCAACACCCGTGAGACCCATTGTGGTCTGCACGTGGAATTTCAAAAACGCCTCGGCCAAGGCTTGGGAAATTTTAGATGCCGGGGGTTCGTCTCTCGATGCCGTTGAACAGGGGGTACGGGTCGAAGAGGCCGATGTCACCAATGAGACCGTGGGCAAGGGTGGGCGCCCAGACCGCGACGGCAACGTAACCCTCGATGCCTGTATCATGGACAAAGACGGCAATTGTGGGTCAGTGGTGTACCTACAGAACATAGCCCACCCTGTTTCGGTGGCCCGCAAGGTGATGGAGGAAACCCCCCATATCATTTTGGCCGGAAAGGGCGCGGAACAGTTTGCCTACGAACAGGGCTTTAAAAAAGAAGAACTACTGACCGAAAGTACCCGAAAACAATATGAAGAGTGGAAGAAGAATTCGAAATACGAGACCATCATCAATATAGAGAACCACGATACCATTGGCATGCTGGCCATTGACAAAAATGGTGATATAGCCGGGGCCTGCACCACCAGTGGCATGGCCTACAAAATGGCGGGACGTGTAGGCGACTCGCCCATCATAGGCGCAGGACTCTATGTCGATAATGAAGTGGGCGGCGCAACGGCCACAGGTGTCGGCGAAGAGGTAATTCGCACGGTGGGCAGTTTTTTGATCGTTGAACTGATGCGGCAGGGCAAAAGTCCGCAAGAGGCTTGTGAAGAAGGCGTAAAACGTATCATGGCAAAAAACAAAGACCGTAACGATTTTCAAATCGGGTTTTTGGCCATCAACAAACAGGGCGAGACCGGCGGCTACTGTGTGCACCCGGGGTTTACCTATCGCGAATTTTCCAAAGCGGGGCATATGAACAATGAGGTGACGAGTTTTTATTAG
- a CDS encoding copper homeostasis protein CutC → MLVEVCANSLQSAINAAAAGADRIELCSELGVGGITPSHGLIKLVKERIQIPVHVLVRPRGGHFTYSETEFEVMKADIEFCKKMDVTGIVSGVLNEDFSVDEKRTKELIDLAKPLKFVFHRAFDWVANPEKELLRLEGLGVDTVLTSGQQTTAEKGLQRLCSWQALVQRMTLMAGGGINKENAPKFKEAGLRAIHLSGTVVDNTMSLNGKISMNSEKHLKEERVALTNIDTIHQIVRTVK, encoded by the coding sequence ATGCTGGTAGAAGTATGTGCAAACTCATTGCAATCGGCAATCAATGCCGCCGCCGCTGGTGCCGATCGCATCGAACTTTGTTCTGAGCTTGGGGTAGGGGGCATTACCCCTTCCCATGGTCTCATCAAATTGGTCAAGGAGCGGATTCAAATTCCGGTGCACGTATTGGTGCGGCCACGTGGGGGACATTTCACCTACTCCGAAACAGAGTTTGAAGTGATGAAAGCAGATATTGAATTCTGCAAGAAGATGGATGTCACGGGTATCGTTTCAGGTGTTTTGAACGAAGATTTTTCGGTGGATGAAAAACGCACCAAAGAACTTATCGATTTGGCAAAGCCCTTGAAGTTCGTTTTTCACCGGGCATTTGATTGGGTGGCCAATCCGGAAAAGGAGTTGTTGCGATTGGAAGGCCTTGGAGTTGACACTGTGCTGACTTCAGGTCAACAAACCACTGCTGAAAAGGGGTTGCAACGGTTATGTTCATGGCAGGCATTGGTGCAACGGATGACATTGATGGCCGGTGGAGGCATCAATAAAGAAAACGCCCCAAAATTCAAAGAGGCCGGGCTAAGGGCCATACACCTGTCGGGCACCGTTGTTGACAATACTATGAGTCTTAATGGGAAAATCTCCATGAACTCAGAAAAACACTTGAAAGAAGAGCGAGTGGCCCTAACGAACATTGACACTATACATCAGATTGTTAGGACAGTTAAATAA
- a CDS encoding metallophosphoesterase, translated as MLRWIIFVTVYLVMGFYALQAIRTATRQPWIHYVFIALTLLVIGNFIYQFSWADEGRVLSKPKSYAFGFLIAMLSFQLITIIFLFSEDIFRFLTGAYQRLFGTHTEFSLPARRRFLSLTALGIAALPFGALLWGMYKGKYNFQVLKYQLEFEDLPDAFDGYQITQISDIHSGSFDNRKMVEYGVRLIKEQQSDVILFTGDMVNNMASEMLPWKDLFATLDAPDGKFSVLGNHDYGDYVAWETAEAKAQNLEDLKKIQKEMGFELLLNENRYLEKNDQRIALVGVENWGAGGFIKVGDLKKATKGIDKNDFKILMSHDPSHWQHEVIHDDHHYHLTLSGHTHGMQFGVEIPGWFKWSPVKWRYKYWAGIYEELGQFINVNRGFGFIGYPGRVGIWPEISVITLKKKSLT; from the coding sequence ATGCTTCGCTGGATTATTTTTGTAACAGTGTACCTGGTAATGGGTTTCTATGCCCTTCAGGCCATACGTACGGCCACCCGGCAACCTTGGATACACTATGTTTTTATTGCCTTGACCCTGTTGGTGATCGGAAATTTCATCTATCAATTTTCTTGGGCAGATGAGGGCCGTGTGCTCAGTAAGCCAAAAAGCTATGCGTTCGGGTTTTTGATTGCCATGCTGTCTTTTCAGCTGATCACCATCATCTTTTTGTTCTCAGAAGATATTTTCAGGTTTTTGACAGGGGCTTATCAAAGACTGTTTGGCACCCACACAGAGTTCAGTCTGCCGGCTCGACGGCGCTTTTTAAGTTTGACCGCGCTGGGTATAGCAGCCTTGCCATTTGGGGCCTTGTTATGGGGCATGTACAAGGGCAAGTACAACTTTCAAGTATTGAAGTACCAGCTTGAATTTGAAGACCTGCCCGATGCTTTTGACGGGTACCAGATTACCCAGATTTCAGATATCCATAGCGGTAGTTTCGATAACCGAAAGATGGTCGAATACGGGGTGCGCCTGATCAAAGAACAACAGAGCGATGTAATCCTGTTTACAGGCGATATGGTCAACAACATGGCTTCTGAGATGCTGCCGTGGAAGGATCTGTTCGCCACACTGGATGCCCCCGACGGAAAATTTTCGGTTTTGGGAAACCATGACTACGGCGATTATGTCGCTTGGGAAACCGCGGAAGCCAAGGCGCAGAACCTCGAAGATTTGAAAAAAATCCAGAAAGAGATGGGTTTTGAGCTATTGCTCAACGAAAACCGTTATCTCGAAAAAAATGACCAGCGTATTGCCCTTGTAGGGGTAGAGAATTGGGGGGCAGGTGGTTTTATTAAAGTGGGAGACCTGAAGAAGGCGACCAAAGGCATCGACAAAAACGATTTTAAGATTTTGATGAGCCACGACCCCTCACATTGGCAACATGAGGTAATCCACGACGACCACCATTACCATTTGACCTTGAGCGGCCATACCCACGGTATGCAGTTCGGTGTTGAAATACCCGGCTGGTTCAAGTGGAGCCCGGTAAAGTGGCGCTATAAATATTGGGCCGGCATCTATGAGGAATTGGGGCAGTTCATCAACGTGAACCGCGGTTTCGGATTTATCGGTTATCCAGGGCGTGTAGGTATCTGGCCCGAGATATCGGTGATCACACTCAAAAAGAAATCTTTAACGTGA
- a CDS encoding thioredoxin family protein: MSKFGELIDQDIPVLLDFYAEWNEQSTSMHPVLRDVAAALGDKGKVIKIDVDKNKELSQALRIKGLPTLMIYKKGEMVWRQSGEQDANTLIGILNEYI, encoded by the coding sequence ATGTCAAAGTTTGGTGAACTTATCGACCAAGACATTCCGGTGCTATTGGACTTTTATGCGGAATGGAACGAACAATCGACCTCAATGCACCCAGTACTTCGAGACGTGGCTGCAGCCTTGGGCGATAAGGGCAAGGTCATTAAAATAGACGTCGATAAGAACAAAGAGCTTTCGCAGGCCTTGCGAATAAAGGGGCTTCCGACTTTGATGATCTACAAAAAGGGCGAAATGGTCTGGAGGCAAAGCGGTGAGCAAGATGCCAACACCCTTATCGGGATACTTAACGAATATATCTAA